One Phoenix dactylifera cultivar Barhee BC4 chromosome 14, palm_55x_up_171113_PBpolish2nd_filt_p, whole genome shotgun sequence DNA window includes the following coding sequences:
- the LOC103699095 gene encoding OVARIAN TUMOR DOMAIN-containing deubiquitinating enzyme 6-like isoform X1: MTRIFVHRGSAGSSSNANRPPSTSLPPASAAQAASTAKEEERDKEVLQEQGVLGDSIEQCGSSEDKSVKNDELLPEISQGIPIERGPDQRVDDRVESLKDDALGSAVLEEELGRFRVSERSDHDERVHSGIGSSRIVAGGSYPPPPPVPPPKPSAANMSPRRTGLGCSNSARIGPSRRPSARPVVSTRSSPSGSRPSSPRSYGEGEGYNSADEQSPCYVSSYDDAERERQFELEIRRTKGFEVKKMLEDGNCLFRAVADQVYGDPESYDMARQMSIDYMEKERDHFSQFITEGFTSYCKRKRRDKVYGNNVEIQAFAEMYNRPIHIYSYSTEPINIFQGSYSTDMPPIRLSYHHGNHYNSLVDPHRLSIGAGLGFSCLRGTNIGKDQVKAAIKAQQDQQINNALLAEGRFYSDLELTEKEIERMVMEASRAEYLAEEKMKQQLAFRESSTSGAEPSSSGATAGMGSSQAVLEGGSEKAPSSDMILTSSMQVVLSMGFGYMQVIEAYGIFGDDVDSMICYLLEMGGTGALPGGSNRRKGKAAE; this comes from the exons TCTAGGTGATAGCATAGAGCAATGTGGAAGTTCTGAGGATAAATCTGTAAAGAATGATGAGCTTCTGCCCGAAATTTCCCAGGGCATCCCGATTGAAAGGGGGCCTGATCAACGTGTTGATGACAGGGTAGAATCTTTAAAAGATGATGCATTGGGTTCTGCAGTTCTGGAGGAAGAATTGGGTAGGTTTCGGGTGTCTGAGCGTTCAGATCATGATGAAAGGGTGCATTCTGGTATTGGATCTTCCCGGATTGTTGCAGGAGGTTCTTAccctccacctcctccagtgCCTCCTCCAAAGCCATCTGCAGCAAATATGAGCCCAAGGAGAACGGGTTTGGGGTGTTCGAATAGTGCGAGGATTGGTCCTTCCAGAAGGCCATCAGCGAGGCCTGTAGTCTCAACGCGTTCATCACCATCAGGTTCTCGGCCTTCTTCTCCCAGGTCATACGGAGAAGGCGAAGGTTACAACAGTGCTGATGAACAGAGCCCTTGTTATGTGTCCTCGTATGATGATGCA GAGCGAGAACGTCAGTTTGAACTTGAGATAAGACGAACAAAGGGATTTGAAGTTAAAAAAATGTTGGAGGATGGGAATTGTCTATTCCGTGCTGTGGCTGACCAAGTTTATGGTGATCCAGAATCGTATGATATGGCTAGGCAAATGAGCATTGATTATATG GAAAAAGAGAGGGATCATTTCTCTCAGTTTATAACTGAAGGATTTACATCTTACTGTAAGAGGAAAAGGCGGGACAAG GTCTATGGAAATAATGTGGAGATCCAGGCTTTTGCCGAGATGTATAATCGTCCTATTCATATATATTCATACAGCAcgg AACCTATTAATATCTTTCAAGGAAGCTATAGCACTGATATGCCTCCCATTCGGTTAAGTTACCATCATGGCAATCATTACAATTCACTTGTTGATCCACACCGATTATCAATTGGTGCAGGCCTTGGATTTAGCTGTCTTCGTGGG ACGAACATTGGTAAGGACCAGGTGAAGGCTGCTATCAAAGCCCAGCAAGACCAGCAGATTAATAAT GCCCTTCTAGCTGAGGGGCGTTTTTACTCTGATCTGGAGCTGACTGAGAAGGAAATAGAGCGGATGGTTATGGAAGCTTCACGAGCTGAATATCTGGCTGAGGAGAAGATGAAACAACAGCTTGCTTTCAGAGAATCTTCCACGTCAGGAGCAGAACCATCATCTTCTGGAGCAA CAGCTGGGATGGGGTCATCCCAAGCAGTTTTGGAGGGTGGAAGTGAAAAGGCACCGTCATCTGACATGATCCTCACCAGCAGCATGCAGGTGGTCCTATCAATGGGTTTCGGCTATATGCAAGTTATCGAAGCTTACGGCATCTTTGGTGATGATGTGGATTCCATGATCTGCTACCTGCTGGAGATGGGAGGTACTGGTGCGTTACCTGGTGGTAGCAATCGACGCAAAGGAAAAGCAGCAGAGTGA
- the LOC103699095 gene encoding OVARIAN TUMOR DOMAIN-containing deubiquitinating enzyme 6-like isoform X2 produces MTRIFVHRGSAGSSSNANRPPSTSLPPASAAQAASTAKEEERDKEVLQEQGVLGDSIEQCGSSEDKSVKNDELLPEISQGIPIERGPDQRVDDRVESLKDDALGSAVLEEELGRFRVSERSDHDERVHSGIGSSRIVAGGSYPPPPPVPPPKPSAANMSPRRTGLGCSNSARIGPSRRPSARPVVSTRSSPSGSRPSSPRSYGEGEGYNSADEQSPCYVSSYDDAERERQFELEIRRTKGFEVKKMLEDGNCLFRAVADQVYGDPESYDMARQMSIDYMEKERDHFSQFITEGFTSYCKRKRRDKVYGNNVEIQAFAEMYNRPIHIYSYSTEPINIFQGSYSTDMPPIRLSYHHGNHYNSLVDPHRLSIGAGLGFSCLRGTNIGKDQVKAAIKAQQDQQINNALLAEGRFYSDLELTEKEIERMVMEASRAEYLAEEKMKQQLAFRESSTSGAEPSSSGATGMGSSQAVLEGGSEKAPSSDMILTSSMQVVLSMGFGYMQVIEAYGIFGDDVDSMICYLLEMGGTGALPGGSNRRKGKAAE; encoded by the exons TCTAGGTGATAGCATAGAGCAATGTGGAAGTTCTGAGGATAAATCTGTAAAGAATGATGAGCTTCTGCCCGAAATTTCCCAGGGCATCCCGATTGAAAGGGGGCCTGATCAACGTGTTGATGACAGGGTAGAATCTTTAAAAGATGATGCATTGGGTTCTGCAGTTCTGGAGGAAGAATTGGGTAGGTTTCGGGTGTCTGAGCGTTCAGATCATGATGAAAGGGTGCATTCTGGTATTGGATCTTCCCGGATTGTTGCAGGAGGTTCTTAccctccacctcctccagtgCCTCCTCCAAAGCCATCTGCAGCAAATATGAGCCCAAGGAGAACGGGTTTGGGGTGTTCGAATAGTGCGAGGATTGGTCCTTCCAGAAGGCCATCAGCGAGGCCTGTAGTCTCAACGCGTTCATCACCATCAGGTTCTCGGCCTTCTTCTCCCAGGTCATACGGAGAAGGCGAAGGTTACAACAGTGCTGATGAACAGAGCCCTTGTTATGTGTCCTCGTATGATGATGCA GAGCGAGAACGTCAGTTTGAACTTGAGATAAGACGAACAAAGGGATTTGAAGTTAAAAAAATGTTGGAGGATGGGAATTGTCTATTCCGTGCTGTGGCTGACCAAGTTTATGGTGATCCAGAATCGTATGATATGGCTAGGCAAATGAGCATTGATTATATG GAAAAAGAGAGGGATCATTTCTCTCAGTTTATAACTGAAGGATTTACATCTTACTGTAAGAGGAAAAGGCGGGACAAG GTCTATGGAAATAATGTGGAGATCCAGGCTTTTGCCGAGATGTATAATCGTCCTATTCATATATATTCATACAGCAcgg AACCTATTAATATCTTTCAAGGAAGCTATAGCACTGATATGCCTCCCATTCGGTTAAGTTACCATCATGGCAATCATTACAATTCACTTGTTGATCCACACCGATTATCAATTGGTGCAGGCCTTGGATTTAGCTGTCTTCGTGGG ACGAACATTGGTAAGGACCAGGTGAAGGCTGCTATCAAAGCCCAGCAAGACCAGCAGATTAATAAT GCCCTTCTAGCTGAGGGGCGTTTTTACTCTGATCTGGAGCTGACTGAGAAGGAAATAGAGCGGATGGTTATGGAAGCTTCACGAGCTGAATATCTGGCTGAGGAGAAGATGAAACAACAGCTTGCTTTCAGAGAATCTTCCACGTCAGGAGCAGAACCATCATCTTCTGGAGCAA CTGGGATGGGGTCATCCCAAGCAGTTTTGGAGGGTGGAAGTGAAAAGGCACCGTCATCTGACATGATCCTCACCAGCAGCATGCAGGTGGTCCTATCAATGGGTTTCGGCTATATGCAAGTTATCGAAGCTTACGGCATCTTTGGTGATGATGTGGATTCCATGATCTGCTACCTGCTGGAGATGGGAGGTACTGGTGCGTTACCTGGTGGTAGCAATCGACGCAAAGGAAAAGCAGCAGAGTGA